One Thermoanaerobaculia bacterium genomic window carries:
- a CDS encoding cytochrome C oxidase subunit IV family protein — translation MNAHSGVHIVPRKVYFAVAAALMVLLVLTYAAAQVDLGPFNIVVALAIAFTKAILVVLFFMEARWSSRLTWVVALAGIVWLALLMGGTLDDFLTRAHILPGM, via the coding sequence GTGAACGCCCACTCCGGCGTCCACATCGTCCCGCGGAAGGTCTATTTCGCGGTCGCGGCGGCGCTCATGGTGCTCCTCGTTCTCACGTATGCCGCCGCGCAGGTCGACCTCGGTCCGTTCAACATCGTCGTGGCGCTCGCGATCGCCTTCACGAAGGCGATCCTGGTCGTGCTCTTCTTCATGGAAGCCCGATGGAGCAGCCGGCTGACCTGGGTCGTCGCCCTGGCGGGGATCGTGTGGCTTGCGTTGCTGATGGGGGGGACGCTCGACGACTTCCTGACGCGGGCTCACATCCTGCCGGGGATGTGA
- a CDS encoding cytochrome c oxidase subunit 3 family protein has protein sequence MSEHSMAGGSSSPRAYARAHQFDDPGQQREAGVLGMWTFLVTEILFFGGMFAGYTVYRSLYPNAFRAGSHAMNLTIGSVNTAVLILSSLTMALAVHASQTGRKKSLVAYLSVTMLFGLMFLGFKAIEWTAEFREHHVPGPRFSFGGPDPVHSQIFFSFYFAMTGMHALHMVIGLGLMTFLLITARQGRYGPEYHSPVVVGGLYWHFVDIVWIFLYPLLYLIGARK, from the coding sequence ATGTCTGAGCATTCGATGGCCGGCGGGTCCTCTTCGCCCCGCGCGTACGCGCGCGCCCATCAGTTCGACGACCCGGGCCAGCAGCGGGAGGCCGGCGTCCTCGGGATGTGGACGTTCCTCGTCACCGAGATCCTCTTCTTCGGCGGCATGTTCGCCGGCTACACCGTGTATCGCAGCCTCTATCCGAATGCGTTCCGGGCCGGCAGCCATGCCATGAACCTGACGATCGGGAGCGTCAACACGGCCGTGCTCATCCTCTCGAGCCTCACGATGGCGCTCGCCGTCCACGCGTCGCAGACGGGGCGGAAGAAGTCGCTCGTCGCCTACCTTTCGGTCACGATGCTCTTCGGCCTGATGTTCCTGGGTTTCAAGGCGATCGAATGGACGGCGGAGTTCCGGGAGCACCACGTCCCGGGGCCGCGCTTTTCCTTCGGCGGCCCGGACCCCGTGCATTCCCAGATCTTCTTCTCGTTCTATTTCGCCATGACCGGGATGCACGCCCTGCACATGGTGATCGGCCTCGGGCTCATGACGTTTCTCCTGATCACCGCGCGGCAGGGGAGGTACGGGCCGGAATACCACTCGCCCGTCGTCGTCGGAGGCCTCTACTGGCACTTCGTCGACATCGTGTGGATCTTCCTCTATCCGCTCCTCTACCTGATCGGAGCGCGGAAATGA
- the ctaD gene encoding cytochrome c oxidase subunit I, translating to MSVAVAPSARPDYLNDGYGIKSWLLTRDHKRIALLYLASITLFFMLGGVFALLIRLELLTPAGDLVTSQTYNKLFTMHGVIMVFFFLIPSIPAVLGNFLIPLMIGARDLAFPRLNLLSWYVYVVGGVFTLTAAITGGVDTGWTFYTPYSSTYSNSHVVLTVVGVFVTGFSSILTGLNFIVTIHKMRAPGLSWFRLPLFVWAHYATSMIFILGTPVLAISLVLVGLERIFRIGIFDPHIGGDPLLFQDLFWFYSHPAVYIMVLPSMGVVSEIIPCFSRKRIFGYNFIAFSSVAIAVLGFLVWGHHMFVSGQSVAAGVIFSALSFLVAIPSAIKVFNWTATLYKGSISYQTPMLYAFGFIGLFTIGGLTGLFLATLGVDVHVHDTYFIIAHFHYIMVGGAVMGYLGGIHFWWPKISGRMYPEWWGRVAAVVVFVGFNLTFFPQFILGYLGMPRRYHAYPPEFQVLNVISTAGASILGIGYLLPLVYLTWSMRYGPKASANPWGAKGLEWETSSPPPTENFLETPIVTEEAYAYASSGAPHV from the coding sequence ATGAGCGTCGCCGTCGCGCCTTCCGCGCGCCCCGACTACCTGAACGACGGCTACGGCATCAAGTCGTGGCTGCTGACGCGCGACCACAAGCGAATCGCGCTCCTGTACCTCGCCTCGATCACGTTGTTCTTCATGCTGGGAGGGGTCTTCGCGCTCCTGATCCGCCTGGAGCTCCTCACGCCGGCCGGCGATCTGGTCACGTCCCAGACCTACAACAAGCTCTTCACGATGCACGGCGTCATCATGGTGTTCTTCTTCCTCATCCCGTCGATTCCCGCCGTGCTCGGCAATTTCCTCATCCCGCTGATGATCGGGGCGCGCGATCTCGCGTTCCCGCGTTTGAATCTCCTCTCCTGGTACGTCTACGTCGTCGGAGGCGTCTTCACGCTGACGGCCGCGATCACGGGAGGTGTGGACACGGGCTGGACGTTCTACACGCCGTACAGCTCGACGTACTCGAACTCGCACGTGGTCCTGACGGTCGTGGGCGTCTTCGTCACGGGGTTCTCGTCGATCCTGACGGGCTTGAACTTCATCGTCACGATCCACAAGATGCGTGCGCCGGGGCTCTCCTGGTTCCGGTTGCCGCTCTTCGTCTGGGCGCACTATGCGACGAGCATGATCTTCATCCTGGGGACCCCGGTGCTCGCGATCTCGCTCGTCCTCGTCGGCCTCGAACGGATCTTCCGGATCGGGATCTTCGACCCGCACATCGGCGGCGATCCGCTCCTCTTCCAGGACCTTTTCTGGTTCTACTCCCATCCCGCCGTCTACATCATGGTCCTGCCGTCGATGGGGGTCGTCTCGGAGATCATTCCCTGCTTCTCGCGCAAGCGGATATTCGGCTACAACTTCATCGCGTTCTCGAGCGTCGCGATCGCCGTGCTCGGCTTCCTGGTGTGGGGGCACCACATGTTCGTGTCGGGGCAGTCGGTCGCGGCCGGCGTGATCTTCTCGGCGCTGTCGTTCCTCGTTGCGATCCCGTCGGCGATCAAGGTCTTCAACTGGACGGCGACCCTGTACAAAGGGTCCATTTCGTACCAGACGCCGATGCTCTACGCCTTCGGCTTCATCGGCCTCTTCACGATCGGCGGACTGACGGGGCTGTTTCTCGCAACGCTCGGCGTCGACGTCCACGTGCACGACACCTACTTCATCATCGCGCACTTTCACTACATCATGGTCGGCGGCGCGGTGATGGGATATCTCGGCGGCATCCACTTCTGGTGGCCGAAGATCTCGGGCCGCATGTACCCGGAATGGTGGGGGAGAGTCGCCGCGGTCGTCGTCTTCGTCGGCTTCAACCTGACGTTCTTCCCGCAGTTCATCCTCGGCTATCTCGGGATGCCCCGCCGATACCACGCCTACCCGCCGGAGTTCCAGGTCTTGAACGTGATCTCGACGGCGGGCGCCTCGATCCTCGGCATCGGGTATCTCCTTCCGCTCGTCTACCTCACCTGGTCGATGCGCTACGGCCCGAAGGCGAGCGCGAATCCGTGGGGCGCCAAGGGCCTCGAGTGGGAGACGAGCTCGCCGCCGCCGACGGAGAACTTCCTGGAGACCCCGATCGTCACCGAGGAAGCGTACGCCTACGCCTCCTCCGGAGCGCCGCATGTCTGA
- the coxB gene encoding cytochrome c oxidase subunit II: MIPGIEFPLFPARASTLAGSVDTVYFFLLGITAFFSTVIFLCIAIFAIKFRRRSDDERPPEIHGSLTLEIVWTAIPLAIVIGLFIAGVRIFYAGARPPANAMPIYVVGKQWMWKVQHPEGKSEIDELHVPLGVPVKLLMTSEDVIHDFSIPAFRIKRDVLPGRYTTEWFQATKTGDFHLFCAQYCGTNHSAMVGRVVVMEPSDFEKWLAEVPRSPSMAENGGKIFAKLNCATCHSDPRKAPLLAGSFGSTVPLADGGAAVADEAYLRESILLPRTRMVAGYPPTMPTYQGQLSESQVLELIAYVKSLSGGKGNSR, encoded by the coding sequence ATGATCCCCGGAATCGAGTTCCCGCTCTTCCCGGCCCGCGCCTCCACGCTCGCGGGGTCGGTCGACACTGTGTATTTCTTCCTGCTGGGGATCACGGCCTTCTTCTCGACGGTCATCTTCCTCTGCATCGCGATCTTCGCGATCAAGTTCCGGCGGCGGTCGGACGACGAGCGCCCGCCGGAGATCCACGGGTCGCTCACGCTCGAGATCGTCTGGACGGCGATCCCGCTCGCGATCGTGATCGGCCTCTTCATCGCCGGGGTCCGCATCTTCTACGCGGGCGCGCGCCCGCCGGCCAATGCGATGCCGATCTACGTCGTCGGCAAGCAGTGGATGTGGAAGGTGCAGCATCCGGAGGGGAAGAGCGAGATCGACGAGCTGCACGTGCCGCTCGGGGTGCCCGTGAAGCTCCTGATGACCTCCGAGGACGTGATCCACGACTTCTCGATCCCCGCGTTCCGGATCAAGCGCGACGTGCTGCCGGGGCGCTACACGACGGAGTGGTTCCAGGCGACGAAGACGGGGGACTTCCACCTCTTCTGCGCGCAGTACTGCGGGACGAACCACTCCGCGATGGTGGGGCGCGTCGTCGTCATGGAGCCGTCCGACTTCGAGAAATGGCTCGCCGAAGTGCCGCGCTCGCCGTCGATGGCCGAAAACGGCGGGAAGATCTTCGCGAAGTTGAACTGCGCGACGTGCCACTCGGATCCGCGGAAGGCGCCGCTGCTGGCCGGGAGCTTCGGATCGACGGTCCCGCTCGCCGACGGCGGCGCGGCGGTCGCGGACGAGGCGTACCTGCGCGAGTCGATCCTGTTGCCGCGGACGCGGATGGTGGCCGGCTACCCGCCGACCATGCCGACGTACCAGGGGCAGCTCTCGGAATCGCAGGTCCTCGAGCTGATCGCCTACGTGAAGTCGCTTTCGGGCGGGAAGGGAAACAGCCGATGA
- a CDS encoding SCO family protein produces the protein MKRALAALVAMLAAAAASAQAQNAPSPLADVSIEQKLGAPLPLDATLRDESGRTVALGDYFHRRPVVLAFVYYECPMLCSYVESGTLKAMRALSFSAGREFELVTVSIDPSDLPKIASAKKADFVRQYGRPGAEAGVHFLTGPAESIAAITRAAGFRYVRDPETKSFSHAAGIMLATPDGRLSKYFYGIEYSARDLKLGVMEASNRRIGTPVDRILLYCSHYDPTTGKYGLVVMRVVRLGGLATVGSLGVFMVVMLRRERRRKKA, from the coding sequence ATGAAGCGGGCCCTCGCCGCGCTCGTCGCGATGCTCGCCGCGGCGGCGGCCTCCGCGCAGGCGCAGAACGCCCCCTCGCCGCTCGCGGACGTCTCGATCGAGCAGAAGCTCGGCGCTCCGCTGCCGCTCGACGCCACGCTTCGCGACGAATCGGGCCGGACGGTCGCGCTCGGCGACTACTTCCATCGCCGCCCGGTGGTCCTGGCGTTCGTGTATTACGAGTGCCCGATGCTCTGCTCCTACGTCGAGTCGGGGACTCTGAAGGCGATGCGGGCCCTTTCGTTTTCGGCCGGCCGCGAGTTCGAGCTCGTGACGGTCAGCATCGACCCGTCCGACCTGCCGAAGATCGCCTCCGCGAAGAAAGCCGATTTCGTGCGGCAGTACGGACGCCCGGGGGCGGAGGCGGGCGTGCACTTTCTGACCGGGCCGGCCGAATCGATCGCGGCGATCACGCGAGCCGCGGGGTTCCGCTACGTCCGGGACCCCGAGACGAAGAGCTTTTCGCACGCGGCCGGCATCATGCTCGCGACCCCGGACGGCCGCCTTTCGAAATACTTCTACGGGATCGAGTACTCGGCACGCGACCTCAAGCTCGGCGTCATGGAGGCGTCGAACCGGCGGATCGGGACGCCGGTGGACCGCATTCTCCTGTACTGCTCCCACTACGACCCCACGACGGGCAAATACGGCCTCGTCGTGATGCGCGTCGTCCGTCTCGGCGGCCTCGCGACGGTCGGCTCGCTCGGCGTCTTCATGGTGGTCATGCTCCGCCGCGAGCGCCGGAGAAAGAAGGCATGA
- a CDS encoding cytochrome c → MSGRAPAVALAAVIAAAGLACRQDMFNQPKVRPLQASTFFADGRASRPLPEDTVARGQLHENELLYTGRIHGVVADAFPFPVTKEVLDRGQERFDVFCSPCHGRTGYGDGMIVQRGFKAPPSFHSDRLRQAPAGHFFDVMTNGFGVMYDYRSRVTPEDRWAIAAYIRALQLSQHAGAADLDAANAAAKAAGEKR, encoded by the coding sequence GTGAGCGGGCGCGCACCGGCCGTCGCGCTCGCGGCGGTGATCGCCGCCGCCGGGCTCGCCTGCCGCCAGGACATGTTCAACCAGCCGAAGGTCCGGCCCCTGCAGGCGAGCACGTTCTTCGCCGACGGCCGCGCCTCGCGCCCGCTTCCGGAAGACACCGTCGCGCGCGGACAGCTCCACGAGAACGAGCTCCTCTACACGGGACGCATCCACGGCGTGGTCGCGGACGCGTTCCCTTTCCCGGTGACGAAGGAGGTCCTCGACCGGGGGCAGGAGCGCTTCGACGTCTTCTGCTCTCCCTGTCACGGCCGCACCGGCTACGGCGACGGGATGATCGTGCAGCGCGGCTTCAAGGCCCCCCCGTCGTTCCACAGCGACCGGCTGCGACAGGCGCCGGCCGGGCATTTCTTCGACGTGATGACCAACGGTTTCGGGGTGATGTACGACTACCGCAGCCGCGTGACGCCCGAGGATCGGTGGGCGATCGCGGCGTACATCCGCGCCCTGCAGCTCTCGCAGCACGCGGGCGCGGCGGACCTCGACGCCGCGAACGCCGCCGCGAAGGCGGCCGGGGAGAAACGTTGA
- a CDS encoding DUF3341 domain-containing protein yields MRPPIYGLLAEFGDRDRLLEAARATGAAGYRAVDAYTPLPVEGLADAIGFHHTRLPWVVFAGGALGALGGFGMQLYASAVHYPLNIGGRPLNSWPAFIPITFELTVLGASLFAVFGLLALNGLPTPYHPLFNVDRFELASREALFLCVKSKDPNFDRGETRAFLEALGPSGVWEVPW; encoded by the coding sequence TTGCGCCCTCCGATCTACGGGCTGCTGGCCGAGTTCGGCGACCGCGACCGGCTGCTCGAGGCCGCCCGCGCGACCGGTGCGGCCGGATACCGCGCCGTCGACGCCTACACGCCGCTGCCGGTCGAGGGGCTGGCCGACGCGATCGGCTTCCATCACACCCGCCTGCCGTGGGTCGTGTTCGCCGGCGGCGCGCTCGGCGCGCTGGGCGGTTTCGGGATGCAGCTCTACGCCTCGGCGGTGCACTACCCGCTGAACATCGGCGGCCGGCCGTTGAACTCCTGGCCCGCGTTCATCCCCATCACGTTCGAGCTGACGGTCCTCGGGGCGTCGCTCTTCGCCGTCTTCGGGCTCCTGGCGCTCAACGGTCTCCCGACCCCCTATCACCCGCTCTTCAACGTCGACCGGTTCGAGCTCGCCTCCCGGGAAGCGCTCTTCCTCTGCGTCAAGTCGAAGGACCCGAATTTCGACCGCGGCGAGACCCGGGCATTTCTCGAGGCGCTCGGCCCGAGCGGAGTCTGGGAGGTGCCGTGGTGA
- the nrfD gene encoding NrfD/PsrC family molybdoenzyme membrane anchor subunit: MTEIPEHTASLSGGPVLEPGHTYRSVTEKISSIALARKTPKGWWVGFGVSFLLLMTLMYAVGYLFIKGVGIWGINVPVAWGFAIVNFVWWVGIGHAGTLISAILLLLRQEWRTSINRFAEAMTLFAVACAGLFPLLHLGRPWVFYWLFPYPDTMRLWPQFRSPLVWDVFAVSTYATVSLLFWFVGLLPDLATLRDRARRRPAKIIYGILAMGWRGSATHWHRYETAYLLLAGLATPLVVSVHTVVSFDFAVALLPGWHTTIFPPYFVAGAIYSGFAMVLTLSVPLRAFYGLEDFITMRHLENMAKVLIATGLIVAYGYAAELFMAWYSANPAEQFLAKNRAFGPYWPAYWSLILCNILTVQLLWFRKIRTRPWILWGISLVINVGMWLERYVIVVVSLTRDFLPSIWRSYHGTRWDWATFLGSIGLFLSLLFLFIRFLPVISIAEMRSLVDETEGRE, from the coding sequence GTGACCGAGATCCCCGAGCACACCGCGAGCCTCTCCGGCGGACCCGTCCTCGAGCCGGGCCACACCTACCGGAGCGTCACCGAGAAGATCAGCTCGATCGCGCTCGCGCGCAAGACGCCGAAGGGGTGGTGGGTCGGGTTCGGGGTCTCGTTCCTCCTGCTGATGACCCTCATGTACGCGGTCGGCTACCTGTTCATCAAGGGCGTCGGGATCTGGGGGATCAACGTTCCGGTCGCGTGGGGCTTCGCGATCGTCAACTTCGTCTGGTGGGTCGGGATCGGGCACGCCGGGACGCTGATCTCGGCGATCCTGCTCCTGCTCCGCCAGGAGTGGCGCACGTCGATCAACCGCTTCGCCGAGGCGATGACGCTCTTCGCGGTCGCCTGCGCCGGCCTCTTTCCGCTCCTCCATCTGGGGCGGCCCTGGGTCTTCTACTGGCTCTTCCCGTATCCCGACACGATGCGTCTCTGGCCGCAGTTCCGCAGCCCGCTCGTGTGGGACGTCTTCGCGGTCTCGACGTACGCCACGGTCTCGCTCCTCTTCTGGTTCGTGGGGCTCCTCCCCGATCTCGCGACGTTGAGAGATCGGGCGAGAAGGCGTCCGGCGAAGATCATCTACGGCATCCTGGCGATGGGATGGCGCGGGTCGGCGACCCACTGGCACCGCTACGAGACGGCGTACCTGCTGCTCGCGGGGCTCGCGACACCGCTCGTCGTGTCCGTCCACACGGTCGTGTCGTTCGACTTCGCCGTCGCCCTGCTCCCCGGATGGCACACGACGATCTTCCCGCCGTACTTCGTGGCGGGCGCGATCTATTCGGGCTTCGCGATGGTTCTGACGCTCTCGGTCCCGCTCCGCGCGTTCTACGGCCTCGAGGACTTCATCACGATGCGGCACCTCGAGAACATGGCGAAGGTGCTGATCGCGACCGGGCTCATCGTCGCTTACGGGTACGCGGCGGAGCTGTTCATGGCCTGGTACAGCGCGAATCCCGCCGAGCAGTTCCTCGCGAAGAACCGCGCGTTCGGACCCTACTGGCCCGCGTACTGGTCGCTCATCCTCTGCAACATCCTGACCGTCCAGCTCCTCTGGTTCCGGAAGATCCGCACGCGCCCGTGGATCCTGTGGGGCATCTCGCTCGTGATCAACGTCGGCATGTGGCTCGAGCGCTACGTGATCGTCGTCGTCTCGCTCACCCGCGACTTCCTGCCGTCGATCTGGCGTTCGTACCACGGGACGCGGTGGGACTGGGCGACGTTCCTCGGCTCGATCGGCCTGTTCCTGTCGCTCCTCTTCCTCTTCATCCGGTTCCTGCCGGTGATCTCGATCGCCGAGATGCGCTCGCTCGTCGACGAGACGGAGGGGCGCGAATGA
- a CDS encoding TAT-variant-translocated molybdopterin oxidoreductase — MIGQRPPIDLDAVRARLSSARGPEYWRGLEEIAATEEFRDFLAHEFPENAEQWGADAVSRRRFLQLMSASLALAGLSACTRQPEEKIVPYIEQPEEIVPGRPLFFATALPWRGHAMPVLVESHMGRPTKIEGNPQHPSFPAGGTDAFMQASVLNLYDPDRAQVVTHAGTIASWEAFVAALGPVLAAQRASGGAGFRLLTGTVTSPTLGAQIQALLADFPSARWHRWDGIPSDASRAAARAAFGRDVAYRFRFDRARVVLSLDSDFLCGDPGSVRYAADFASGRRIRRDRMELSRLYAAECTPTLAGAAADHRLGIRPSVVPALAAAVAAAVGAGGAGAAALPADAASGLPAGARKFAAAAAKDLAAHRGASLVVAGDGQPAEVHALAHAINRALGGAGTTVEYTEPVEVDPVVQLDSLKDLVGEMNAGHVELLVVFGGNPVFTAPADWNFRQALMKVRTAVRLGFWEDETSEWCRWNVPMTHALETWSDARAFDGTVTIAQPLIAPLYQGKSEHELVAALAGDPDRTSHDIVKEYWSGRHAGGDFDAFWRKSIHDGFVAGTALAPLTPPASGSVAAPPAAAESGGLEVIFRPDATIWDGEWANNGWLQELPKPLTRLTWDNAALVSPATASRLGIASEDVVSVSAGGRSVKAPVLVLPGQPDDTVTLPLGYGRRRTGSVGRETGFDAFSLRTSGALWSVSGAAVTKTGASYRLASTQLHNTMDGRNLVRAATLGRFRGDPEFAKKLGENPERNDSLYPAFPTELPGSEPAWGMAIDLNTCIGCAACVVACQSENNSPVVGKEQVLRGHEMHWLRIDRYYQGGLENPKTYFEPVLCMHCEKAPCEIVCPVGATVHSPEGLNEMIYNRCVGTRYCSNNCPYKVRRFNFLQYSDTKTPSLRLQKNPDVTVRSRGVMEKCSYCVQRISTARIEAEKKNAPIRDGDVKTACQQACPAGAIVFGNIHDRTSRVAAMKAEPLEYGLLTDLNTRPRTTYLAKVWNPNPELGSE, encoded by the coding sequence ATGATCGGGCAGCGTCCGCCGATCGATCTCGACGCCGTGCGGGCGCGGCTCTCGTCCGCGCGCGGCCCCGAGTACTGGCGCGGGCTCGAGGAGATCGCCGCGACGGAGGAGTTCCGGGACTTCCTCGCCCACGAATTCCCGGAGAACGCCGAGCAGTGGGGCGCCGACGCCGTGTCCCGGCGCCGATTCCTTCAGCTGATGAGCGCGTCGCTCGCGCTCGCCGGCCTCTCCGCGTGCACTCGCCAGCCCGAGGAGAAGATCGTCCCCTACATCGAGCAGCCGGAAGAGATCGTCCCCGGCCGGCCGCTGTTCTTCGCGACCGCCCTTCCGTGGCGCGGCCACGCGATGCCGGTGCTGGTCGAGAGCCACATGGGCCGGCCCACGAAGATCGAAGGGAACCCGCAGCATCCGTCGTTTCCCGCCGGCGGCACCGACGCCTTCATGCAGGCGTCGGTCCTGAACCTCTACGACCCCGACCGCGCGCAGGTCGTGACGCATGCCGGGACGATCGCGAGCTGGGAGGCCTTCGTGGCCGCGCTCGGCCCGGTTCTCGCGGCGCAGCGCGCCTCGGGAGGCGCGGGCTTCCGGCTGCTGACGGGGACCGTGACTTCGCCGACGCTCGGCGCGCAGATCCAGGCGCTGCTCGCGGATTTCCCCTCCGCGCGGTGGCATCGCTGGGACGGGATCCCGTCCGACGCCTCGCGCGCCGCGGCGCGGGCCGCCTTCGGACGCGACGTCGCGTACCGATTCCGGTTCGACCGGGCGCGCGTCGTCCTGTCGCTCGATTCCGACTTCCTCTGCGGCGATCCGGGCAGCGTGCGCTATGCCGCGGATTTCGCGTCGGGACGCCGGATCCGCCGCGACCGGATGGAGCTCTCCCGGCTCTACGCGGCCGAGTGCACGCCGACGCTCGCGGGAGCCGCCGCCGATCACCGCCTCGGCATCCGGCCGAGCGTCGTGCCCGCCCTCGCGGCGGCCGTCGCCGCCGCGGTCGGCGCCGGCGGAGCGGGCGCCGCGGCCCTGCCGGCCGACGCCGCGTCCGGCCTTCCGGCCGGCGCACGGAAGTTCGCCGCTGCGGCCGCGAAGGACCTCGCCGCGCACCGGGGGGCGTCGCTCGTCGTCGCCGGAGACGGCCAGCCCGCCGAGGTGCACGCTCTGGCGCACGCGATCAACCGCGCTCTCGGCGGCGCCGGGACGACGGTCGAGTACACGGAGCCGGTCGAGGTCGACCCGGTGGTCCAGCTCGACTCGCTGAAGGATCTGGTCGGGGAGATGAACGCCGGGCACGTCGAGCTGCTCGTCGTCTTCGGGGGAAATCCCGTGTTCACGGCCCCCGCCGACTGGAACTTCCGCCAGGCGCTGATGAAGGTCCGGACCGCCGTGCGGCTCGGCTTCTGGGAGGACGAGACCTCGGAGTGGTGCCGCTGGAACGTTCCGATGACGCACGCTCTCGAGACCTGGAGCGACGCCCGCGCCTTCGACGGCACGGTCACCATCGCGCAGCCGCTCATCGCGCCGCTCTACCAGGGGAAATCGGAGCACGAGCTCGTCGCGGCCCTCGCGGGCGATCCGGATCGCACGAGCCACGACATCGTCAAGGAGTACTGGAGCGGCCGCCACGCCGGCGGAGACTTCGACGCGTTCTGGCGGAAGTCGATCCACGACGGCTTCGTCGCCGGCACGGCGCTCGCGCCGCTGACCCCGCCGGCGTCCGGCTCCGTCGCGGCGCCCCCGGCCGCGGCGGAGAGCGGCGGACTCGAGGTGATCTTCCGCCCCGATGCCACGATCTGGGACGGCGAGTGGGCCAACAACGGGTGGCTCCAGGAGCTGCCGAAGCCGCTCACGCGGCTGACGTGGGACAACGCCGCGCTCGTGTCGCCCGCGACGGCGTCGCGGCTCGGGATCGCGTCGGAGGACGTCGTGTCGGTTTCCGCCGGGGGCCGTTCGGTCAAGGCGCCGGTGCTCGTCCTCCCCGGGCAGCCGGACGACACGGTGACGCTTCCGCTCGGATACGGCCGCCGCCGGACCGGATCGGTCGGCCGGGAGACCGGCTTCGACGCGTTCTCGCTCCGAACGTCGGGCGCCCTCTGGTCCGTTTCGGGGGCGGCGGTGACGAAGACGGGCGCGTCGTACCGACTCGCGTCGACGCAGCTCCACAACACGATGGACGGCCGCAACCTCGTCCGCGCGGCGACGCTCGGCCGGTTCCGCGGCGACCCGGAGTTCGCAAAGAAGCTCGGCGAGAACCCCGAGAGGAACGACTCTCTCTATCCGGCGTTCCCGACGGAGCTTCCCGGCAGCGAACCGGCCTGGGGAATGGCGATCGACCTCAACACCTGCATCGGGTGCGCGGCGTGCGTCGTCGCCTGCCAGTCGGAGAACAACAGCCCGGTCGTCGGCAAGGAGCAGGTGCTGCGCGGCCACGAGATGCACTGGCTGAGGATCGACCGCTACTACCAGGGAGGGCTCGAGAACCCGAAGACCTACTTCGAGCCGGTGCTGTGCATGCACTGCGAGAAGGCGCCGTGCGAGATCGTCTGTCCGGTCGGCGCGACCGTCCACAGCCCCGAAGGGTTGAACGAGATGATCTACAACCGGTGCGTCGGGACGCGGTACTGCTCGAACAACTGCCCCTACAAGGTGCGGCGCTTCAATTTCCTCCAGTACTCCGACACGAAGACGCCGAGCCTGCGGCTGCAGAAGAACCCCGACGTCACGGTGCGGAGCCGCGGCGTGATGGAGAAGTGCAGCTATTGCGTGCAGCGGATCTCCACCGCGCGGATCGAGGCCGAGAAGAAGAACGCGCCGATCCGCGACGGCGACGTGAAGACCGCGTGCCAGCAGGCGTGCCCGGCGGGCGCGATCGTCTTCGGAAACATCCACGACCGGACGAGCCGCGTCGCGGCGATGAAGGCCGAGCCGCTCGAGTACGGGCTGCTCACGGACCTGAACACGCGGCCCCGCACGACCTATCTCGCGAAGGTATGGAACCCGAATCCGGAGCTGGGCAGCGAATGA
- a CDS encoding cytochrome c3 family protein, with product MQIFHRSTNFLAKLSIFGSLFIVAGLAGAAWEIYMSPWTTQVGTPKEQPVPFSHEHHVRGLGLDCRYCHTSVETSAFAGIPPVKTCMTCHSQIWTNAAMLEPVRASYRTGRPIEWTRVHDLPQFVYFNHSIHVNKGIGCASCHGRVDEMPITWQVNSLYMRWCLGCHRDPTPYLRPRDQVFNMEYAPPADQAALGKKLAKEYRLLNTAQMTDCVTCHR from the coding sequence ATGCAGATTTTTCATCGCAGCACCAACTTTCTCGCGAAGCTCTCGATTTTCGGTTCTCTCTTCATCGTGGCCGGGCTCGCCGGAGCGGCCTGGGAGATCTACATGTCGCCCTGGACGACGCAGGTCGGCACGCCCAAGGAGCAGCCCGTGCCGTTCTCGCACGAGCACCACGTGCGCGGGCTCGGTCTGGACTGCCGCTACTGCCACACCTCCGTCGAGACGAGCGCCTTCGCCGGCATCCCGCCGGTCAAGACCTGCATGACGTGCCACTCGCAGATCTGGACCAACGCCGCGATGCTCGAGCCGGTCCGCGCGAGCTACCGGACCGGACGGCCGATCGAATGGACGCGCGTCCACGACCTGCCGCAGTTCGTCTATTTCAACCACAGCATCCACGTGAACAAGGGGATCGGCTGCGCGTCGTGCCACGGCCGCGTGGACGAGATGCCGATCACCTGGCAGGTCAACTCCCTCTACATGCGATGGTGCCTGGGCTGCCACCGCGACCCGACGCCGTACCTGCGGCCGCGCGACCAGGTCTTCAACATGGAATATGCCCCGCCGGCCGATCAGGCGGCGCTCGGGAAGAAGCTCGCGAAGGAATACCGGCTCCTGAACACCGCGCAGATGACCGACTGCGTGACGTGCCACCGATGA